One part of the Andrena cerasifolii isolate SP2316 chromosome 4, iyAndCera1_principal, whole genome shotgun sequence genome encodes these proteins:
- the LOC143367979 gene encoding LOW QUALITY PROTEIN: uncharacterized protein LOC143367979 (The sequence of the model RefSeq protein was modified relative to this genomic sequence to represent the inferred CDS: substituted 1 base at 1 genomic stop codon), producing the protein MDICHGLTNAAYYAVLQTLHCGAKSVFELVRDEACKEEIRRNTEEGNEPLHLSVSGDGSWKKRGFSSLFGVASLVGKYSNKVVDVVIKSAFCQSCANWKNTEDTPEYDEWKKSHAEDCTANHIGSTGKMEVDAVLEMFLRSEELHGVKYTNYIGDGDTKTFKAIVDKNPYEDVIVTKKECVGHVQKRMGTRLRAVKKAHAGIGGKGIGKLTNIMINKLTQYYGLAIRRNPNSAEDMKQAVWATYYHMSSTDANPHHEYCLKGQKSWCKWQRAAAVGELDSFQHPPPLNDMVLKAIRPVYEDLSSSNLLQRCTGGNTXNNNESFNACVWTLAPKHLHCGAQAVEIATYLAVCTFNNGYAPLLKLMNVLGLHVGPRAKMFAEDADRRRVAAAEHQDSLLYKKAKIAKKDTTEYQQQLFEETEGLLYGPGIAD; encoded by the coding sequence CACAGAAGAAGGAAACGAGCCATTGCACTTGAGTGTGTCGGGAGATGGATCGTGGAAGAAGCGAGGGTTTTCTTCATTATTTGGAGTGGCATCATTAGTGGGAAAATACAGCAATAAAGTTGTGGACGTTGTTATAAAATCTGCGTTTTGCCAATCTTGTGCCAACTGGAAAAATACGGAAGATACACCCGAATATGATGAATGGAAAAAGTCCCACGCTGAAGACTGCACAGCTAACCACATAGGTAGTACAGGTAAAATGGAAGTTGACGCTGTATTAGAAATGTTTCTTCGTTCTGAGGAACTGCACGGTGTCAAATATACTAATTATATCGGCGATGGGGACACAAAGACTTTCAAAGCCATTGTGGATAAAAACCCGTACGAAGATGTCATCGTTACCAAGAAGGAATGTGTGGGGCATGTACAAAAGAGGATGGGGACTCGACTACGAGCCGTCAAGAAAGCCCATGCAGGTATCGGAGGAAAAGGTATAGGCAAATTGACAAATataatgataaataaattgacccAGTATTATGGCCTGGCTATTAGGAGAAATCCTAATTCTGCTGAAGACATGAAGCAAGCAGTGTGGGCAACATATTATCATATGTCTTCAACGGATGCCAATCCACATCATGAATATTGTCTAAAAGGTCAGAAAAGTTGGTGTAAGTGGCAACGTGCTGCAGCAGTGGGTGAACTGGACTCATTTCAACATCCCCCGCCCCTCAATGACATGGTTCTGAAAGCTATACGACCTGTTTACGAGGATCTATCTTCGAGCAATTTATTACAACGTTGCACTGGAGGCAATACGTAAAACAACAACGAAAGCTTCAACGCATGTGTGTGGACTTTGGCTCCGAAGCATCTCCATTGTGGAGCTCAAGCAGTGGAAATAGCAACATATTTGGCTGTTTGTACGTTCAATAATGGTTATGCACCATTATTGAAATTAATGAACGTGCTAGGACTACATGTAGGACCACGTGCTAAAATGTTTGCGGAGGACGCCGACCGTCGGCGCGTAGCCGCCGCTGAACACCAAGattcacttttatataaaaaggccaaaattgcaaaaaaagatACTACAGAATATCAACAGCAGCTTTTTGAAGAGACGGAAGGATTATTGTATGGTCCCGGAATAGCGGATTag